From Pyrenophora tritici-repentis strain M4 chromosome 1, whole genome shotgun sequence, the proteins below share one genomic window:
- a CDS encoding Trichoplein multi-domain protein gives MSKPIVSRSKTARASTGLGSMFGVAAAAPPIRSKSYRASTTQKATSRRPSVDHDAAMMSPPQTDTDAKMSSKAVRVMGVKSSSRRTSTRDTRDKGRSRGEPFPAHDDAPIGHRSRKQSHRANHKAAVPDPYPIDDEQDLYDESPPPEIRPEPSRRKSKRDSAQQLEPLTAPPSADDPIIVDSMDVDAAPAEAERPRRERERERERPRRARGNSDAMGTLAGVAGTAAAVKGFKGMFGLGRKKAAPEEAPRERRRTAYETEDERKRRKRSTTRGGMTEDEAKRLRHERRSLRHGEDVMMSGANGGANGSTDYDAEKEARRAERRAKRDAEKGSRRAELEEAEAKAERRRERERENERATLAEKKARQMAELERRNQEAEEQLRRIAEKEERRKARGKAPVEDKDREHRSSRRKEKDRDAARPKSERRRSHQDEEADRRRRHEERRAARRNSEYPVPVPAEPITDYFDERNGATRSKHRSSRQAAREEENMPYLNNKSGDKTSSWVESLSNEPPLPPPISETVLDPAPGTREIPDDEETPSQDEDIRLRIAGRKGPKRDKERAERRKTEERERERDKTHKHSRRASEFVTAKTGDEDRERKRASRRATYAPAYEEAPVRTWDGRPAVEGTAATAKRGSWFKKIAGF, from the coding sequence ATGTCAAAGCCAATAGTGTCACGCTCCAAGACAGCCCGCGCCTCTACAGGGCTGGGTTCTATGTTTGGTGTTGCCGCAGCTGCCCCACCAATCCGCTCCAAGTCATATCGCGCCTCTACAACTCAAAAGGCAACGTCGCGTCGACCTTCCGTCGATCACGATGCTGCTATGATGTCACCACCACAGACAGACACAGATGCAAAGATGTCTTCGAAAGCAGTAAGGGTCATGGGTGTGAAGAGCTCATCGCGCAGAACAAGTACTAGGGATACAAGGGACAAGGGCAGAAGCAGAGGTGAGCCGTTCCCCGCCCATGACGATGCGCCTATTGGCCACCGCAGCCGTAAGCAATCACACAGAGCTAATCACAAGGCAGCTGTTCCAGACCCTTATCCCATAGACGATGAGCAAGACCTTTACGATGAGTCTCCTCCTCCGGAAATCCGACCAGAGCCATCGCGTCGCAAATCCAAGCGTGACTCAGCGCAACAACTTGAACCCTTGACTGCGCCGCCTAGCGCCGACGATCCTATCATCGTAGACTCCATGGACGTGGATGCGGCCCCAGCTGAGGCTGAACGACCTCGCCGGGAAAGAGAACGAGAGCGCGAACGACCACGTCGCGCGCGAGGCAACTCTGATGCCATGGGTACCCTTGCTGGCGTCGCAGGCACTGCTGCTGCTGTAAAAGGCTTCAAAGGCATGTTCGGACTTGGTCGCAAGAAGGCAGCACCAGAAGAGGCACCTCGAGAGCGTCGTCGCACTGCTTACGAGACCGAGGACGAGCGCAAACGTCGTAAACGATCGACGACGCGCGGTGGTATGACAGAAGACGAAGCGAAGCGACTTCGACACGAGCGCCGCAGTTTGCGACATGGGGAAGATGTCATGATGTCTGGCGCCAACGGTGGGGCTAATGGCAGCACCGACTATGATGCCGAGAAGGAGGCACGGCGGGCTGAGCGCAGGGCCAAGCGCGACGCAGAGAAAGGATCTCGTCGTGCTGAACTTGAAGAGGCAGAGGCCAAGGCTGAGCGTCGCCGTGAACGTGAGCGCGAAAATGAGCGTGCGACTCTAGCAGAGAAGAAGGCTCGCCAGATGGCCGAGTTGGAGCGTCGCAACCAAGAGGCCGAAGAACAACTGCGTCGCATCGCTGAGAAAGAGGAGCGACGAAAGGCACGAGGCAAGGCTCCAGTCGAGGACAAAGACCGCGAACACCGCTCTTCGCGCCGCAAAGAGAAGGACCGTGACGCTGCACGCCCGAAGAGCGAACGTCGTAGATCGCACCAGGACGAAGAAGCAGATCGTCGCCGCCGTCACGAAGAACGTCGTGCCGCTAGACGCAACTCTGAGTACCCAGTCCCGGTCCCCGCTGAGCCCATCACCGACTACTTCGACGAGCGCAACGGCGCTACACGGTCCAAGCATCGTAGCTCACGCCAGGCGGCTCGGGAAGAAGAAAACATGCCATACCTCAACAACAAGAGTGGCGATAAGACGTCATCGTGGGTCGAGTCTCTCTCCAACGAGCCACCACTGCCTCCACCCATCTCGGAGACAGTCTTGGATCCAGCCCCGGGCACACGCGAGATACCAGACGATGAAGAGACGCCGTCTCAGGACGAAGACATCCGCCTACGCATCGCTGGACGCAAGGGCCCTAAGCGCGACAAGGAGCGTGCGGAGCGTCGCAAGACTGAAGAGCGTGAGCGTGAGCGCGACAAAACGCATAAGCACAGTCGCCGAGCGAGCGAATTCGTGACCGCGAAGACGGGCGATGAAGACCGAGAGAGGAAGCGAGCGTCGAGGCGGGCGACGTATGCGCCCGCGTATGAAGAGGCGCCTGTCCGTACGTGGGACGGCAGGCCAGCAGTCGAAGGCACTGCTGCAACGGCAAAGAGAGGAAGTTGGTTCAAGAAGATTGCCGGTTTCTGA
- a CDS encoding SKB2, Casein kinase II, beta subunit, with amino-acid sequence MDDFNSETDSDYTSYWRDWFISSRGNEYFCEIDEEYLTDRFNLTGLNTEVQYYQYALDLVTDVFDFDCDDDMREQIEKSARHLYGLVHARYIVTTRGLAKMLEKFKKSDFGKCPRVMCESQPLLPMGQSDVPNASPVKLYCARCEDLYNPKSSRHAVIDGAYFGTSFHNILFQVYPAVLPPKSQRRYEPRVFGFKVHSAAALARWQADKKDEMKDRLKKLNMETGFEEEDEELEDDDEDDMELQEGVEGAAAQL; translated from the exons ATGGACGACTTTAACAGTGAGACGGATAGTGACTACACAAGCTACTGGCGAGACTGG TTTATATCATCGCGCGGAAACGAATACTTCTGCGAGATTGACGAAGAATACCTCACCGACCGGTTCAACTTGACGGGCCTCAACACGGAAGTCCAGTACTACCAATATGCACTCGACCTTGTAACGGATGTCTTCGACTTTGACTGCGACGATGATATGCGCGAGCAGATTGAAAAGTCGGCACGGCACCTATATGGTTTGGTACACGCTCGATACATTGTCACAACTAGGGGTCTAGCAAAGATG CTCGAGAAGTTCAAGAAGTCTGATTTCGGAAAATGCCCCCGCGTCATGTGTGAATCCCAACCGTTGCTGCCCATGGGCCAATCCGACGTGCCCAACGCCTCGCCCGTAAAACTCTACTGCGCCCGCTGCGAAGACCTCTACAACCCTAAATCCTCGCGCCATGCCGTAATAGACGGAGCGTACTTTGGCACCTCGTTCCATAATATCCTCTTCCAAGTCTACCCCGCGGTACTCCCGCCAAAGTCCCAACGACGATACGAGCCTCGCGTCTTCGGCTTCAAGGTACACTCTGCGGCGGCGCTGGCTCGTTGGCAGGCGGACAAGAAGGACGAGATGAAGGACAGGCTGAAGAAGTTGAACATGGAGACGGGGTttgaggaagaggatgaagagCTGGAGGATGACGATGAAGACGATATGGAACTCCAGGAAGGAGTCGAGGGAGCGGCTGCACAGCTGTGA
- a CDS encoding MFS-1 multi-domain protein, producing the protein MFQHNGNSSTCVEQPIELQDVSNHLSKPQDANVAGSYTGLRLSDTKGARESDPVENLPSPTTQAAEKLERWNHPRSNLFRTMAAFWSFVVMGSNDAAYGALIPYLQEYYHLTFVVISLVFLSPLVGYTASALLNNTIHLKFGQRGVAIIAPSCHLIAYIVIAVHPPYPVLVVIFMLAGFGNGLADAAWNAWIGNMANPNEVLGFLHAFYGLGAVLSPLIATTMITKGSKLPWYTFYYVMIAMAVIELATSVTAFWRETGAVFLAANPRTNNTKDNRMKEALVRLPNARVTWLCALFLLGYVGIEVALGGWIVKFMLEVRDGEDFASGMTATGFWMGITVGRIILGFVTPRLGEKLAIAIYLPLTMALELIFWLVPQFYVSAVAVSFQGFFLGPLFPAAVVAATKLLPRHLHVSAIGFAAAFGGSGAAIFPFAVGAIAQAKGVQVLQPIILALLGVILGLWLCLPRIHKKQE; encoded by the exons ATGTTTCAGCATAATGGCAACTCATCGACCTGTGTCGAGCAGCCCATTGAACTCCAGGATGTCTCCAATCATCTTAGCAAACCGCAAGATGCCAACGTCGCTGGCTCATACACTGGTCTGCGGCTCTCCGATACCAAGGGTGCCCGGGAAAGCGATCCAGTAGAGAATCTGCCGTCTCCAACTACGCAGGCAGCAGAGAAGCTCGAAAGATGGAACCATCCACGGTCAAATCTGTTTCGGACCATGGCAGCGTTTTGGAGCTTCGTGGTCATGGGGAGTAATGATGCTGCTTACGGAGCGTTGATTCCTTAT CTGCAAGAGTACTACCATCTCACATTCGTAGTGATATCACTTGTTTTCCTGTCACCGCTAGTTGGATACACGGCTTCTGCTCTACTGAACAACACAATCCATCTGAAGTTTGGCCAAAGAGGTGTTGCCATTATTGCGCCGAGCTGCCATCTTATCGCGTATATTGTCATAGCAGTGCATCCTCCGTATCCTGTGCTGGTCGTCATCTTCATGCTGGCTGGGTTTGGCAACGGACTCGCTGATGCTGCGTGGA ACGCATGGATCGGTAACATGGCCAATCCGAACGAGGTATTGGGTTTCTTACACGCATTTTATGGGCTTGGAGCTGTCCTCTCACCGTTGATTGCCACGACGATGATCACAAAAGGGAGTAAGCTGCCGTGGTATACCTTCTACTATGTCATG ATTGCCATGGCTGTTATCGAACTGGCAACCTCCGTAACTGCTTTCTGGCGCGAGACGGGAGCAGTGTTCCTTGCCGCTAATCCTCGTACGAACAACACCAAGGACAACCGTATGAAGGAAGCCCTTGTTCGTCTACCTAATGCGCGAGTCACCTGGCTCTGTGCGTTATTCCTGCTCGGCTACGTCGGTATCGAGGTCGCGCTTGGTGGATGGATTGTCAAGTTCATGCTTGAGGTCCGTGATGGCGAGGACTTTGCTAGTGGTATGACTGCAACAGGATTCTGGATGGGCATCACTGTGGGAAGAATCATTCTGGGTTTTGTTACTCCGAGACTTGGGGAGAAGTTAGCTATTGCT ATCTACCTCCCACTCACAATGGCCCTGGAACTGATTTTCTGGCTCGTCCCCCAGTTCTACGTTTCGGCCGTTGCAGTCAGTTTTCAAGGCTTTTTCCTCGGGCCCCTCTTCCCTGCCGCCGTTGTCGCTGCTACTAAGCTTCTTCCGCGCCACCTGCACGTCAGCGCCATTGGCTTCGCAGCAGCTTTTGGCGGAAGTGGAGCAGCCATTTTCCCGTTTGCAGTAGGAGCTATTGCGCAGGCCAAAGGTGTACAGGTATTGCAGCCAATCATCTTGGCACTTTTGGGCGTGATCTTGGGCTTATGGTTGTGTTTGCCTAGAATTCACAAGAAGCAAGAGTGA
- a CDS encoding Ferritin-2 multi-domain protein yields the protein MRSVSTILMGLVALAAAAPMPSASMSMSAKPATITESAVAASGAPAAAAASPAAPAGMLSDTDILNFALTAEHLESEFYKQGFAKFSMSDFMALGLSAGQVKSLMGVGQTEATHVTTLQSAIAGAGAKPVEPCQYNFDAALMSAKSMVATARVLEAVGVSAYLGAAPLVNSSDVLSAAASIVTVEARHQAFIRIASGAEPVPAAFDVALGPRAVFTLAAAFIKSCPTGSNLNIQAFPAIALQNPEKATVGQNLKLADPAQPAGASFCAFVGPGGNQFTPITDGNCMVPQGLMGEVYMMITKSKSIADAEVLAGPSVIQPS from the exons ATGCGTAGCGTATCAACAATCCTCATGGGCCTCGTTGCCCTGGCTGCTGCCGCCCCCATGCCTTCAGCATCCATGTCCATGTCTGCCAAGCCAGCTACCATCACTGAGAGCGCAGTAGCAGCATCAGGTGCGCCGGCTGCCGCGGCTGCCTCACCAGCGGCACCAGCAGGAATGCTGAGTGATACCGATATCCTCAACTT TGCCCTCACCGCCGAGCATCTCGAGTCGGAATTCTACAAGCAGGGTTTCGCCAAGTTCTCCATGTCTGACTTCATGGCTCTCGGTCTTTCTGCTGGCCAAGTCAAGTCCTTGATGGGTGTTGGTCAGACTGAGGCTACTCACGTCACCACCCTCCAATCCGCTATCGCCGGAGCTGGCGCAAAGCCCGTCGAGCCTTGCCAGTACAACTTCGACGCTGCTCTCATGAGCGCGAAGTCCATGGTTGCGACTGCCCGTGTTCTCGAGGCTGTTGGTGTCTCCGCCTACCTCGGTGCCGCACCGCTTGTCAACTCTTCCGACGTCCTCTCCGCCGCTGCCTCCATCGTCACCGTTGAGGCCCGTCACCAGGCTTTCATCCGTATCGCATCCGGCGCTGAGCCCGTCCCTGCCGCTTTCGACGTTGCCCTTGGACCCCGTGCCGTCTTCACCCTTGCCGCTGCCTTCATCAAGTCGTGCCCCACCGGCTCCAACCTCAACATCCAGGCTTTCCCTGCCATCGCGCTCCAGAACCCCGAGAAGGCTACCGTTGGCCAGAACCTCAAGCTCGCTGACCCTGCTCAGCCCGCAGGTGCATCTTTCTGCGCTTTCGTCGGACC TGGTGGCAACCAGTTCACTCCCATCACCGACGGCAACTGTATGGTTCCCCAGGGCCTCATGGGTGAGGTCTACATGATGATCACCAAGAGCAAGTCCATTGCCGATGCCGAGGTCCTTGCCGGCCCTTCCGTCATCCAGCCTTCATAG
- a CDS encoding cell wall biogenesis protein phosphatase Ssd1, translated as MDQQQGQQGPMGPAGRRLHIAHRRSPSELTPLMMEQLAIAQQIEVLQQQQQQIAATHQQYVNMGMIQPQQQLGNFQMPGQMPNVSPQSAHPNVGMGPPPAPSAGASGFGDFGAQQGGQSRENVNPRGRGGGSAGGSGHTRRHSLALADAKKAAEQAESKRKTSGFQFPIPGSTEGSSNRDASPSGHSASNDGASARGGRGAHGRSQSMAVGRGGGSAGRGGPSFSFPATNENPTNQNGQQQDFQRRGSQGHGRSQSRNFEGNWRQPQNNNTAQQQQSTDTQIQNMGSFNMNQTANAAPFQPGHRTRGSVNQSVGSLGNFQYGGQPQMQMQSPQAQLLLQQQMFGQPLNPMQIAHLQALQAAQMQGGGLGASQHGPQMGGGMQQQQQQRKTLFTPYLPQATLPALLGDGQLVAGILRVNKKNRSDAYVTTTDLDADIFICGSKDRNRALEGDLVAVELLDVDEVWGQKREKEEKKKRKDNADPRGGSIAVNDATTQPETGSEGGIRRRGSLRQRPTQKKNDDVEVEGQSLLLMEEEEINDELKPLYAGHIVAVIERVAGQMFSGSLGLLRPSSQATKEKQEAERQAREGNSGRSQPERQDKPKIVWFKPTDKRVPLIAIPTEQAPRDFVEKHQDYADRIFVACIKRWPITSLHPFGTLVEQLGVMGDLKVETDALLRDNNFGPDDFSDAVIKNVGFEDWSVAKDGEEALQSRRDFRDEETFTIDPNGSKELDDAIHFKYLDDGRVEIGIHVADVAHFIKANSLVDREAKKRGTAVYLMNRTVNMLPPRLSNDVCCLNPGEERYTVSVVFKVDPNSGKISEDETWVGKAVIKSSGKLSYDEVDTVISGNDGPVSAARAKDIKMLHHISQKFRQARFGDRSTDVKALRLMYQLDDENVPVEQNIFDSSPAHECIEELSHLANAFVAKKLAAGLPEKALLRRQPPPNPRRLTTIAERMGAIGYEIDTESSGSLQNSLFEVEDDDIRKGMETLVIKSMPRAKYFVAGRLPTEQYPHYALNLPLYTHFTNPSRRYADIIVHRQLEAVLSNGAIEFTEDIEALAKTAEMCNTKKDSAHAAQEQSVHIEACRKMDKVRQEQGGDLIAEGIVLCVYESAFDVLIPEWGFEKRVHCDQLPLKKAEFDKNKRLLELYWEKGVPSSNYIPEDERPKHGSLRSANAAAAAREAEAAKQRAREQEEARRRQMDTGTMSTNEEAAMPPSPSRRDGAPHRVNSDSKLAQSAGEAAEAKLTNKEKYLSWFTLREQNGDYIQDVREMTRVPVILKTDLTKSPPCLTIRSLNPYAL; from the exons ATGGATCAGCAACAAGGCCAGCAGGGCCCCATGGGTCCCGCCGGCCGTCGTTTGCACATTGCGCATCGCCGCAGTCCCTCCGAGCTGACACCACTGATGA TGGAACAACTGGCCATTGCACAGCAGATCGAGGTCCtccagcagcaacagcagcagatTGCCGCCACACATCAGCAATATGTGAACATGGGCATGATCCAGCCGCAGCAGCAGCTCGGCAACTTCCAGATGCCAGGCCAGATGCCGAATGTCTCGCCCCAA TCGGCCCATCCCAACGTCGGCATGGGCCCGCCTCCCGCTCCTTCCGCTGGTGCGTCTGGTTTCGGTGACTTTGGTGCACAACAGGGTGGTCAGAGCAGGGAAAATGTCAACCCCCGCGGTCGAGGTGGTGGCAGCGCTGGCGGCTCCGGACACACCCGCCGCCACTCACTCGCTCTCGCCGACGCAAAGAAGGCTGCTGAACAGGCCGAATCCAAGAGAAAGACTTCGGGCTTCCAGTTTCCTATTCCGGGCTCGACCGAGGGCAGCTCCAACCGCGACGCTAGTCCCAGTGGGCACAGTGCCTCCAACGACGGCGCCTCCGCTCGTGGTGGGCGAGGCGCTCACGGACGCAGCCAGAGCATGGCTGTAGGACGTGGCGGTGGGAGCGCTGGCCGTGGAGGACCTTCCTTTTCCTTCCCAGCTACGAACGAGAACCCTACCAACCAGAACGGTCAGCAACAAGACTTCCAGCGCCGTGGCAGCCAAGGTCATGGCCGAAGCCAGTCACGCAACTTTGAGGGCAACTGGAGACAGCCCCAGAACAACAACACGgctcagcagcagcaatcTACAGACACTCAGATCCAGAACATGGGCAGTTTCAACATGAATCAGACCGCCAATGCCGCTCCTTTCCAGCCTGGTCACCGCACTCGTGGATCGGTCAACCAGTCAGTTGGCTCTCTTGGCAACTTCCAATACGGCGGCCAGCCCCAGATGCAGATGCAATCACCTCAGGCACAGCTTCTACTGCAACAGCAAATGTTCGGTCAACCACTGAACCCTATGCAGATCGCTCATTTACAGGCACTCCAGGCCGCCCAGATGCAGGGCGGTGGCCTCGGTGCCAGCCAGCATGGCCCGCAGATGGGCGGCGGCAtgcaacaacagcagcaacagcgCAAGACTCTATTTACTCCTTACCTCCCACAGGCGACCCTGCCTGCTCTCCTCGGCGACGGCCAACTCGTTGCCGGTATTCTCCGCGTCAACAAGAAGAACCGTAGCGATGCTTACGTCACGACTACTGATCTTGACGCTGACATCTTCATCTGTGGTAGCAAAGACAGGAACCGAGCTCTGGAAGGAGACTTGGTTGCTGTCGAGCTCCTCGACGTTGACGAAGTATGGGGACAGAAGCGAGAgaaggaagagaagaagaagcgcaaggaCAACGCAGACCCTCGCGGTGGTAGTATTGCCGTGAATGATGCCACCACTCAACCTGAGACCGGCTCTGAGGGTGGTATTCGCCGACGCGGCAGTCTCCGCCAGCGACCCACGCAGAAGAAGAACGATGATGTTGAGGTTGAAGGACAGAGCTTGCTTCTGatggaagaagaggaaatCAACGATGAGTTGAAGCCTCTGTATGCAGGCCACATTGTTGCTGTCATCGAGCGTGTTGCTGGACAGATGTTCTCCGG ATCTCTTGGACTTCTCCGTCCCAGCAGCCAAGCCACCAAGGAAAAACAGGAGGCAGAGCGTCAAGCTCGCGAAGGCAACTCGGGCCGATCACAGCCAGAGCGTCAGGACAAGCCCAAGATTGTGTGGTTCAAGCCGACCGACAAGCGTGTGCCATTGATCGCCATTCCTACCGAGCAAGCACCGCGCGATTTTGTCGAAAAGCACCAAGACTATGCCGACCGCATTTTTGTAGCATGTATCAAGAGATGGCCCATTACATCACTGCATCCTTTCGGTACGCTTGTCGAGCAGCTCGGAGTTATGGGTGACCTTAAGGTGGAAACCGATGCTCTCCTGCGCGACAACAACTTCGGTCCAGACGACTTCTCTGATGCTGTCATCAAGAACGTTGGCTTCGAAGACTGGTCAGTTGCTAAAGATGGCGAGGAGGCGCTGCAGAGCCGTCGTGACTTCCGAGACGAGGAGACCTTCACCATCGATCCCAATGGCAGCAAGGAGCTTGATGACGCTATCCACTTCAAGTACCTCGATGATGGCCGCGTTGAGATTGGCATCCACGTTGCCGATGTTGCTCACTTCATCAAGGCGAACTCACTAGTCGACCGCGAGGCCAAGAAGCGTGGCACTGCCGTCTACCTCATGAACCGCACGGTGAACATGCTACCACCCCGGCTGTCGAATGACGTCTGCTGCCTCAACCCCGGCGAGGAGCGTTACACCGTCAGTGTCGTTTTCAAGGTCGATCCTAACTCTGGTAAAATCTCCGAGGATGAAACCTGGGTCGGCAAAGCTGTGATCAAGAGCTCCGGAAAGCTGTCGTATGACGAGGTCGATACCGTTATCAGCGGTAACGACGGTCCAGTCTCGGCAGCCCGTGCTAAGGACATCAAGATGCTGCATCACATCTCTCAGAAATTCCGCCAGGCTCGCTTTGGCGATCGGTCTACTGACGTCAAGGCGCTGCGTCTCATGTACCAGCTTGATGACGAGAACGTCCCTGTCGAGCAAAACATCTTCGACTCTTCTCCTGCGCATGAGTGCATTGAAGAGCTCAGTCACCTCGCTAATGCCTTTGTTGCGAAGAAGCTCGCTGCCGGTCTGCCTGAAAAGGCACTCCTGCGTCGTCAACCACCACCCAATCCCCGTCGCCTGACGACGATTGCGGAGCGCATGGGTGCCATTGGTTACGAAATCGATACCGAGAGCAGTGGATCTCTTCAGAACAGCTTGTTTGAGGTTGAAGATGATGATATCCGAAAGGGTATGGAAACTTTGGTCATCAAGTCGATGCCTCGTGCCAAGTACTTCGTTGCTGGTAGGCTGCCTACGGAGCAGTACCCCCACTACGCCCTCAACCTTCCCCTGTACACTCATTTCACCAACCCATCCCGCCGCTACGCAGACATCATTGTGCACCGTCAGCTCGAAGCTGTCCTATCAAATGGTGCCATTGAGTTTACTGAAGACATTGAGGCCTTGGCCAAGACTGCCGAGATGTGCAATACCAAGAAGGACTCTGCTCATGCTGCCCAAGAGCAAAGTGTACATATCGAGGCCTGCCGCAAGATGGACAAAGTCAGACAAGAGCAGGGTGGTGACCTCATCGCAGAAGGAATCGTCCTTTGTGTATACGAGTCCGCCTTCGATGTGCTCATTCCGGAGTGGGGTTTCGAGAAGCGTGTGCACTGTGATCAGCTTCCTCTCAAGAAGGCCGAGTTCGACAAGAACAAGCGCCTCCTTGAGCTCTACTGGGAGAAGGGAGTTCCCTCGTCCAACTACATTCCCGAAGACGAGAGACCAAAGCATGGCTCGCTTCGATCAGCCaatgctgctgctgccgcaCGTGAGGCTGAGGCGGCTAAGCAGCGTGCAAGAGAGCAGGAAGAGGCTCGACGTAGGCAGATGGATACTGGAACCATGTCGACCAACGAGGAGGCTGC CATGCCTCCATCGCCTAGCCGGCGCGACGGAGCTCCTCACCGTGTCAACTCGGACTCGAAGCTGGCCCAGAGTGCTGGTGAAGCTGCAGAGGCCAAGTTGACCAATAAGGAGAAATACTTGAGCTGGTTCACTCTCCGCGAACAGAACGGCGACTACATCCAGGATGTGCGAGAAATGACGCGCGTACCAGTCATCCTTAAGACGGATTTGACGAAGAGCCCTCC TTGTTTGACCATTCGGTCCCTCAACCCCTATGCCCTATAG
- a CDS encoding TolA, Membrane protein involved in colicin uptake, which produces MPARSGTSSSSMHTSTSFSSSLVETSPSRHSPNRSNLRPHRESLTRDPYGSPAHKLALEFNLRLSISDREFNEKLDKAAAVRAEQHQQQLAYAAEEHERVYRSAKLELERQALEEEQARLRHEENQKREIERLKQEKAREQAEAQRRALEARQREEEAARQAAEHQKKLQEADARIKARKEQEAAAERQKKETEEAGRKAAEAAAAAEKARQQVPQQVPQQAPQQAPAAPTQAAAPKPGQAPAANVDQIHAKYLQLHQRMKEFRKAFWEEHKKPTSPLKGPVGDARRALRTRLGQINVDRTDSTAAIKRLRTECFDVALNTPGPMIDIRQYIVSHQLPQLANQNQAAYPAFLLYVWICFEKFLIGQFEKEAANPDGRIIQEIGLIAASLFGDQKYMWNGVPLTDIVLAKLHKACPPLFGIRGTMDTQEGRLRLGWRVHSTTETYAQRMRGIGAGYASMSLRSFASKTPAIAISEYWRAIASIVNTPPDQLWPGHFAILSGLIRDYHKKFIQFYGVPARAVLRRAVIDLPMRAPDRCKDAASTIAVLSESWKRENFSLD; this is translated from the coding sequence ATGCCCGCCCGATCCGGCACCTCGTCCTCCAGCATGCACACGTCCACGTCGTTTAGCTCGAGTTTGGTTGAGACATCTCCGTCACGTCATTCGCCCAATCGAAGCAATCTTCGTCCTCATCGAGAATCTTTGACGCGCGATCCCTATGGCAGTCCTGCACACAAGCTGGCCCTCGAATTCAACCTCCGTCTGTCCATATCCGACCGTGAGTTCAACGAGAAGCTAGACAAAGCTGCTGCTGTGCGCGCCGaacagcaccagcagcaACTCGCCTATGCTGCCGAGGAGCACGAACGCGTCTATCGCAGCGCCAAACTCGAGCTTGAACGCCAGGCCCTTGAAGAGGAGCAGGCCCGTCTACGCCATGAGGAGAACCAGAAGAGGGAAATTGAGCGGCTGAAGCAGGAAAAAGCCCGCGAACAAGCCGAGGCACAGCGAAGAGCGCTCGAGGCCCGACAACGCGAAGAAGAAGCCGCCCGTCAGGCTGCAGAGCACCAGAAGAAGCTACAGGAGGCTGATGCTCGCATCAAGGCTCGGAAAGAGCAAGAAGCCGCCGCTGAACGCCAAAAGAAGGAGACTGAGGAGGCGGGTCGGAAAGCTGCCGAGGCGGCTGCGGCTGCAGAAAAGGCCCGTCAACAGGTGCCACAGCAAGTGCCACAGCAAGCGCCACAGCAAGCGCCAGCTGCGCCCACACAAGCTGCAGCCCCAAAGCCTGGACAGGCACCCGCTGCCAATGTCGACCAGATCCACGCCAAGTACCTTCAACTGCACCAGCGGATGAAGGAGTTCCGCAAAGCCTTTTGGGAGGAGCACAAGAAACCCACCTCGCCCCTCAAGGGCCCCGTTGGCGATGCGAGACGCGCTCTCCGCACTCGTCTAGGTCAGATCAACGTTGACCGAACAGACAGCACCGCCGCCATCAAGCGTCTCCGAACAGAATGCTTCGATGTCGCCTTGAACACCCCAGGTCCCATGATTGACATCCGCCAATACATTGTCTCACACCAGCTGCCTCAGCTAGCCAACCAAAACCAAGCTGCATACCCCGCCTTCCTCCTCTACGTCTGGATCTGCTTTGAAAAGTTCCTTATCGGTCAGTTTGAAAAGGAGGCTGCCAATCCCGATGGACGCATCATCCAGGAGATTGGTCTTATAGCAGCTAGTCTGTTTGGCGACCAAAAGTACATGTGGAATGGAGTTCCTCTCACTGATATTGTGCTTGCCAAGCTGCACAAGGCTTGCCCGCCTCTCTTTGGCATCCGCGGCACAATGGACACCCAAGAAGGCCGGCTGCGGCTAGGCTGGCGGGTCCATTCTACAACGGAGACatacgctcaacgcatgCGCGGTATTGGCGCTGGCTATGCTTCCATGTCGCTCCGCTCGTTCGCATCCAAGACGCCCGCGATAGCAATCTCCGAGTACTGGCGCGCTATTGCCTCCATCGTCAATACTCCACCCGACCAACTCTGGCCTGGACACTTTGCTATCCTCAGCGGCTTGATTCGCGACTACCACAAGAAGTTCATCCAGTTCTACGGCGTCCCCGCACGTGCAGTACTACGTCGCGCTGTTATCGATCTCCCTATGCGTGCACCTGACCGCTGCAAGGATGCCGCAAGCACCATTGCTGTGTTGAGCGAGAGCTGGAAGAGAGAGAATTTCTCATTGGACTAG